The segment TCCAATGGAAACAAAGGGGTTGTAACCATAAGGGTTAATAAGGTACACTTCCATTGGATCGTGTGGAGAATTGAAGGGTTCACTTTCTGAATATTCATTTGTCTTGTTATTTCATTGAATTATTCGGAAGTGAGTTTGTGTCTTTGCTAGAATATCATAACTAATAATACAATATCACAAAGGGATACGTATCGACTATCATTCATTTTGCATTTAAAATGCATTTTATGTGTGGTTGTAATAGATACATTCCTTATTATTTGATCACATCAGATTCATGGAAGGTTGAAAATGGAGAATAAATCATTAGATGGATTATTTGAAGACTTATTACAAAACGAATCTCTTTTCAAGAACAAAGAGGTTTTGAGACCTTCATATACACCTGCATCCCTGCCACACAGGACTGAACAGGTTAACACTCTTGCTACTATTCTTGTTTCAGCTCTAAGGGGTGATACACCATCTAACATTCTGATCTATGGTAAAACAGGTACCGGTAAGACGGCTGTTGCACGTTATGTTGGTATTGAGCTTGAAAGAAAGAGTGATGATATCAACATTGAATGTTCTGTTCTGTACCTTAATTGTGAGGTAATTGATACTCAGTACAGGTTATTGGCAAATCTTGCAAAACACTTTGGTGAGGACATACCAATGACCGGTTGGCCTACAGACCAGGTGTTCACAAAGTTCAAAGAGGCTATTGATGCAAGAAAACAGGTTATCATAATTATTCTTGATGAGATAGACAAACTTGTCAAGAAAGGAGATGATGTTCTCTATAACCTTTCACGTATCAATACTGATCTTGAAAATGCGAAGGTCAGTATGATAGGTATTTCCAATGACCTGAAATTTACTGAGTTCCTGGATCCCAGGGTAAAGAGTTCCCTTGGTGAAGAAGAGATCATCTTCCCTCCTTACGACGCCGAGCAGATCAGTGATATTCTCAGGCAGAGAGCATCTATTGCATACAAGGAGAATGTACTTGATGAAATGGTAATTCCTCTTTGTTCTGCCTTTGCAGCTCAGGAACATGGTGACGCAAGGCGTGCACTTGATCTTCTGAGGGTTGCCGGAGAACTTGCCGAGCGTGAGAATGAGACCCATGTTGGTGAACCTCATGTCAGAAGGGCTCAGGAAAAGATCGAGATCGATCGTATCGTCGAAGTTGTCAGAACACTCCCAACACAATCAAAGCTGGCACTTTATAGTGTCATGCTCCTGAGGAACAATGGCTACAGGAATGTTACAACCGGTGAGGTTTACAATGTATATCGTCAGTTATGTGTGAATGTGGATATGGACGTCCTTACACAAAGAAGGGTCACTGACCTGATCTCAGAACTGGACATGCTTGGTATCCTCAACGCAGTGGTCGTAAGCAAAGGACGTTATGGAAGGACAAAGGAGATTGTCCTGAGCGTACCTATCGAAAGCACACGACGTGTTCTCCTTGAAGATTACAGGCTGGGAATGCTTGCAGGTTTCAAACCTGTCATCACAGCACAGATGCATCTTTGATGCATCACTACTTTTTTAGAAGAAAGAGAAAAAGAGAATTGAAAGTTTTTCCCGGAAGGTATTCTCTTCAGGAAAAATTATGAAAGCATAAGCCTGAGATATCCTGCATATGGTATCCTGTATCTTGCCACTCCGATGATCCACTCTTCCTTTACAGGCTGGAGATAGCTTATCTGACCCTGCTGGTCGAAGTACATATTAGTTCTTTCGTTATCGCCTTTGGTTATGTAACCACTGTGTGGTGCAATTGGCCCACCATCCCACATTGGATCACCGGCTTCAACGTAGTACATGGCCCTGTGTATGATCGGCGTTACTCCTTCCTGTCCGTAAGGGCGGTAGAGAATAACATCCCCTTCCATTTTGAATGATGTGTAGTCCGGTGAAGCATCCTGATTGGATATTATCTGCGTCCTGTCGATGTTTTGGATAAAAATAATGTCCCCTATCTTCATGTGAGGTTCCATGCTTCCTGATTCCACAGCAACCATTGGTGTCCACATTCCGAATACAGCCTGTGAGACGACCGCAAATGCCATAACGGCCAGAATTACAGAAACAATATCCCTTGACAAAGATATCCAGAACTTATCGCTTGTCCTGAATGTGTGGAAGGAGGCTTTTATGTCCATATTATCGTGGAGACATTAGAAACTGATTAGTTAAAAAATTTGGTATTTGATCGTTCGGTACGTAGCCTATTTATTTTATAGTAGTAGTTTTGTTTGATACAAGACTGAGGTAATTAATTAAACCTCAATAAAATTCAATAAAACTTTTAATCAGGTCCGAAAATGAGAGAGATCGATGTTCAGGAAGCCTTTTTGGAAGCCGGCTATCAGATCAGCCCTGAGGCTGCAGATCTGATAGTATCTCACAGCTCACCAGAGGACCTGGTCTGCTATGTCCTTGAACATGTGGATGAGTCGATCTTCGTCATTGAAGCAGAACATATTGACGTACTATCCTTTGAATCTGAATGTGGAAACACCCTGAAAGACGGCTCAGGAAAATCTCCGGAACAACTTACAGAGACTACTCCACAGATTACGGTTAGTACGCAGGGTATTTCTGTGGAAGAGGCTGTAGAGGCTGTTGTATCATCTTCAACGATCACACCCGGAACCACATCTGCGATGAATTCCCCGGCTTCTTCATGCTCCAAAAAATATTCTTCTTCGTTCCCGGCAGGGTATGGGTCCGGTGGTGGAATTGACAGGTCCACCGGGGCGGGTACGAATGGCAATGGTGCTGGCAATAACATCAACATCATGTCCGATATTACGGACATGTCCACCTGTGTCGGGGAATACATGGAATTCGTCCAGTATTTCAGGAACAGGTACAGCAAGCTCAGTGACCTGATACGCGGCAGGATCACCGCCAGGCCGATAGAGAGCCTCAACAAGAATCGCAAACATGGCGGAGGTTTGAGGCGAAGTGGAGGCGATGATTATAGTGAGGTCTCGATCATCGGGATGGTATCAGAGGTAAGGAGCACCGCCAACGGGCACAAGATGCTCCAGCTGGAAGATCCCACGGGTTCTTTTCTGGTGTTGGTACATCAGGCGGAGAAGGACCTTTTCGAGGAGGCCAGTAAGATCATTCTGGACGAGGTGATTGGTGTGTCGGGTTCCCTGACAAATGACGGCAGTCTTATTGTTGCTAAGAAGATAATTCTCCCTGACCTTCCGAACATCTCCCACAGGAGAGAGGGTACCTGGGGTAAGGCTGTTTTCACTTCCGATGTCCATATCGGCAGTTCTACCTTCCTTGAAGAGGAATGGTGCAGTTTCCTTGATTTTCTCAATGGCAGATCTGACAATGAGCAGATGAGGGAGCTTTCAAAGGACATCCGTTTCCTTGTTATAGCAGGTGACCTTGTGGATGGCATTGGTATCTTCCCTGGTCAGGAACATGAATTGGATATCCTTGACATTTATGATCAGTATGCAAAGGCTGCTGAGTACTTCAGTCAGGTACCTGAACACATCCAGATAATAATATCACCCGGAAATCACGATGCAGTAAGGCAGGCAGAGCCACAGCCCCGTTTCCCGGAGCGTATCACTTCCCTTTTTGAGGACAGGATCATCTTTGTGGGAAATCCTGCACTTGTGGATCTTGACGGTGTGCAGGTACTGATGTACCACGGCCGGTCCATCGATGACCTGGTGGCATCTGTTCCCGGAGTTTCCTACCAGGAGCCGGAAAAGGCACTGATAGAGATGCTAAAGCGCAGGCACCTTTCTCCTATATACGGAAGCAGGGTTTCCATTGCGCCGGAAAAGCAGGATCATTTTGTAATTGATCCGGTGCCTGATATTCTCCATTGCGGGCATGTGCATACCATAGGTATCGGAAGATACAAGAATGTCCTTGCGATCAATTCAGGCACATGGCAGTCACAGACCGAGTTCCAGAAAAGGGTGAATGTCATGCCAACACCTGCACAGGTTCCGGTGGTGGATCTTTCCACTCTCAAGACAAGTCTGCTTCACTTCTGAAAGATGGCTTTGTTCTCGTCTCATCGTAAAAATGTTAACATCTTTTTCAATTCCGAACACTATATATAGTGCAACAGGAAAGTATGCACCAGATGTCCTCGAAAGATAAGGAAGAACTTATGACCATTCCTGAAATACCAGACTTTGAAGCCTTGCTGAAGAAGCAGGGATACAGTCTGGCAGGTACTCATTCTGCTGTAAAGACATGCCTCTGGCTTGGGCGTTCCATAAAGGATGAGGGTGAATGTTATAAGTCCAGGTTCTACGGTATCACTTCACATTGCTGCCTGCAGATGACACCTACGTTAAGATGCAACCAGCGCTGCCTGTTCTGCTGGAGACCTACAGAGGCTGAGGTATCTTTCCCAAAAAATTGGGATTCTCCAGTGGAAATAGTGGGGTCTTCGATCAAGGCACAGCGAAAATTGATATCCGGATTTGGCGGTTCTGCACCAAGGGAACGCTGGGAGGAAGCTAACGAGCCCAAACACGTTGCCATATCACTTTCAGGGGAGCCGACAATGTATCCGTACCTTCCTGAGCTTGTGGAGGAGTACGAAAAGCAGGGCTTTACCACTTTTATTGTGAGTAACGGTACGGTTCCTGAAATGATGGAAAGGATCGAACCTTCCCAGCTGTACATGAGCCTTGATGCTCCTGACAGGGAAACGTATGAAAAGGTCTGCAATCCGAAATCTCCTGAACTCTGGGACAACATCAACAGGTCACTGGAGATACTTGGAAAGAAGGACAACCGCAAGGCCATACGCATAACCCTTGTAAAGGGAGTCAACATGATCGATCCGGCAGGGTATGCACGTCTCATTGAGATAGCAGATCCGGATTACGTTGAGATCAAAGCGTACATGCATCTTGGTTTTTCCAGGGCTCGCCTGCCCCGTGAAGCAATGCCTTCACACGAAGAGGTTCTCAGTTTTGCTAAAGAGGTTGCCGGTCATCTTGGCTATTCCATTGCAGATGAGGTTGAAGTAAGCCGCATAGCTTTGCTTTCTAAGGACGGAAAAGTTACTTATATTGACTGAAGTCCGCATGTCCGCTATTTCCGGTTCTGATACCAGTCACAATCTATATTTATATCCTTGTTCACATAGGGTACATCCATCTAGCTAATAGCATAATGTTCCGCATGGAGAACATAATTATCCGGATGCAGCGCATCTAAATCACAATTGATCCTTATTATGGAGTATTCCCACAATGGCTGACCAATCTTCACATCAAAAATACGAGTTTAAAAAGAAACTTGAATCGTTAAGGGACAAGCGAGGTCGTGGTACTGAACTGATCTCCCTCTACATCCCACCTGACAAGCAGCTCTCAGATGTAGTTGCACAGCTCAAGACAGAGCACGGTCAGGCTTCCAACATTAAGTCCAAGCTGACAAAAACGAACGTTCAGGGTGCAATTGAGTCAATTATGTCCAGGCTCAGGTATGTGACAGTTCCGGAGAATGGTATCGTCTATTTCACAGGTGCTGTGGATATCGGCGCTAACAAGACGAACATGGAGACCACCATCATTGAGCCTCCGCAGCCAATTATCACATACAGGTACCATTGTGATTCATCATTCTACCTTGACCCGTTAGAGGAGATGCTAAGGGAAGCAAAGACATACGGTCTGCTCGTTCTTGACAGGCGTGAGGCTTCCATCGGTCTTCTGGTAGGCAAGCACATAGAACCATACCGAAACCTGACCTCCACAGTTCCGGGTAAGCAGAGGAAGGGAGGACAGAGTGCCCACAGGTTCCAGCAGCTCAGGCTTATCGCCATACACGATTTCTACAAGCGTATAGGTGATGCGGCAAGTGAGGTGTTCCTCACAGTAGACCAGAAGGACTTTGAAGGCGTGCTAGTAGGTGGTCCTTCACCAACAAAAGAGGAGTTCGAATCCGGTCACTTCCTTCACCACGAGATAGAGAAGAAGATGCTCGGCCTTTTCGATGTGGCATATACCGATGAATCCGGTCTATCAGAGCTTGTGAATGCAGCAAGTGAAAGGCTTGAGGACCTTGACCTGATGGTAGAGAAGAAGCTCATGCAGCAATTCTTCCAGGAACTGGTATCAGATTCAGGTAAAGCGACCTACGGTGAGGAAAATGTGCGTGAGAATCTCATTATCGGTGCTGTCGATATAATGCTCGTGTCAGAAGACCTAAGGGCCGAGAGGGAGACCATCAGGTGTACTTCTTGCGATTATGAGAAAAAGACCACCAGTGATTTCAAGCCAGGGGATTCAAAGACAGCTCTTGGTAACTGCCCGAAATGTGGCTCCTATCTTGAGTCTGTGGAAAAGGTCGATGTCGTGGATGAGCTGTCCGAGATGTGTGACCAGATGAGTACCACGGTAGAGTTCATTTCCACTGATTTCGAAGAGGGTGCACAGCTTCTGAACGCTTTTGGTGGTATCGTCGCTATCCTGCGTTTCAACACGGGTATCTAATCTAATTATTCATAGGTGATCATTTTGTTCTTAGATTTCATACAGCAGGTTACGTCCGTACTGAACAATGCAGTCAGTTCGGCAGGGTTTGAAGTGAACGATCTGGAGCTTGGCCCCTCCCAGCATGCAGACCTCTCTTCAAGGGTCGCATTCAGGCTGGCCTCTGTTGCAAAGCAGAGCCCCAAGGATGTTGCTGACAGGATCGTTTCCGAGGTAGTGATACCGGAAGGATCCTATATCGGGAAGATAGATTCAATGGGGCCTTACCTGAACATCACTGCCAGCCGCAGTTTCATTGATGGTGTGGTATCAGGCATCAGGGAAAAGAAGGATGCATTCGGAGGCGATTTCCGTGAAGGAAAGATCCTGCTTGAGCACACTTCTGCCAACCCCAACGGTCCGCTTCACGTGGGACACATAAGGAATTCCATCATCGGAGACACTCTCGGTCGTATCCTCAAACGTGCAGGATATGATGTCGAGCTTCACTATTACGTAAATGATATGGGACGCCAGATAGCAATCGTCTCCTGGGCACTCGATCGCTTCGAGTTCGATAATGACTCCAAGCCGGACCATGCCATTGCAAATGTTTACATCAAGGCCAACGCCGAGCTTGAGGAACACCCGGAGAAGGTTGCCGAGATTGACAAACTCATGCAGCTTGTTGAGAGTGGCGATGAAGAGACCATCAACCGCTTCGATGAGGCTGTAGGTCGTGCAGTGGAAGGTATCAAGGAGACCCTTGGCAAGATGAACGTCGCTCACGACGAGTTCCCCAAGGAATCCAGCTTCATCCGCTCCGGTGACGTTTCAAGGATAGTGGATGAGATCAAGGCCACAGGACGTACCGAGATCGATAACGGTGCTCTTGTTGTGGATCTTAAGGATTACGGATTCGAGAAGACCCTTGTCATCCAGCGTTCCGACGGAACTTCACTTTACACTACACGTGACCTCGCATACCATGAATGGAAGGGCGAGCGTGCTGACAGGATCATTGATGTTTTCGGAGCAGACCACAAGCTGATCTCCGGCCAGCTCAGTGCAACACTGAATGCCATAGGCAAGAAGGAGCCTGAGGTCGTTATCTTCGAGTTCGTCTCGCTGCCTGAAGGCTCAATGAGCACAAGGCGCGGTAAGTTCATCAGTGCTGATGAGCTGCTTGATCAGGTCAAGGCCCGGGCACTGGAAGAGGTGGACAAGCGCCGCCCTGAGATGCCTGAAGACTTCAAGAAACAGGTTGCAGACATGGTAGGTATCGGTGCTGTCAGGTACGACATCGTGAAGGTCTCACCTGAGAAATCCACGGTCTTCGACTGGAAGGAAGCACTGGACTTCGAGAAGCAGGGCGGTCCTTTCGTACAATACTCCCATGCACGTGCATGCAGCATCCTGCAGAAGGCAAAGGATGAAGGCCTGTGGAATGCTGAGGAAGATATTGACCCTTCACTTCTTGTGGAAGACAGCGAGATCGCTCTTATCAAGAAGATGGCAATGTTCGACAACGTGCTTGACCAGTGCGCAAGGGAACTGAAGCCTCACATGCTTGCCATCTATGCAAGGGAACTTGCAGATGCGTTCAACCAGTTCTACCGCTTCGTATCCGTCCTCAATGCCGAGGAAGAGGATGTCCGTGCAAGCCGTCTGGCCCTTGTGGACTGCGCAAGGATAGTACTTGCCAACACTCTGGATACACTTGGACTGGGTGCACCTGAATCAATGTGAGTGAACACGAAAACAGATTCACACAAATAAAGGAGAATGGAATATGAAATTGTACATGTACCTTCTCCTGTATCTTCTTTTAGTAAATGCATATTCTTTCTGGCTGATGTACTCTGACAAAAAGAAGGCCAAAAAGAACCAGTACAGGATACCGGAAAAAACCCTGTTCACATGGGCATTGCTGGGTGGAAGCATCGGTTCCATCGCGGGAATGCAGAAGTTCAGGCACAAGACCAGGCATACGACGTTCAGGATCGGAATGCCTTTGATATTTGTCGTGGAAGGGTATCTCTTCTTTGAGTATGTTTTGCCGGTATTGTTTTGATATCATCAATATGTGAATCGATATCTGGTGAAACAATTTGAAAAGTGTTTTATAAAAAAAGAATTGATTACCCGACAATGAAGGTCCGGATAGAAACTCCAAAGTTCAGCTTTTTCAAGTATCAAAAAATGGATTACGGGTACAAAAGGGTTCTTTTTTCTCCGATACCCACGATCTTCAACTATGGTTTCATTGAGGAGACCCTGGGAGACGACGGGATGGAGGAGGATGCCATCGTACTGGGACCCCGGCTTGCTCAGGGAACCCTTGTAAATCTGACCAGTCCCGGTGGAGTTGTAAGGTTTGTGGATGACTCGGTCCAGGATGATAAAAAAGTGTTCTATCTTGGGGACCCGTATTCTGAAAAGCTGTTCGGATTGTATTTCAGGATGTATGCACTGTTCAAGCGTTTCCGCTATCTGGCATTTGAAAGAAGACTTGCGGATTGCAGGTTCGAGGGCATCGAACTGTTCGAGGAAAAGTGAGGACTGGCCAGTGTATAGCTATCTCTATACCAAACTGAGAATGCAAATCAATATCTGTTCTGCAAAAAAAGAAGTAAGGAAAAGGTCTTCCTTTTCCACAAAATTCCTTTGATCTTTTTATCCTTAAAGGATGTTGATGGTCTGGATATTCTTGACCTTGTTGCCAAAAGGTATCTCTTCCTGCAGAAGGTGTTCCTTTATGGTACCCTCAACTATCTTCACGAGATCTTCCTTTTCCACGTTCGTGACCGCTGAGAGGAACTTCAGGCTGCAATCTTTGCCCTTGGTCTCAAAGAACTCTATGTGGGGTATGCTTTCGGAAGATGTGATGCTGGCCTTCATGAGGGTTCCGGGGTACTCCATGGCTATTTTGATGTGACCTACGAAGTTCGGATTTATCAGTCTGACCTGCTTGCTGATGGAGGTCAGTACATCTGTTGCATACTTCTCCGCTTTTTGCTCTTCCAGTTCACAGTCCTTGATGATCAGTTCGCCTGAATAGGAGCTGACCTCGGAGGCTTCGATGGAGTTGATAGCCTCCCTTGATTCCCTTTCCTTGCTCTTGCCTGCCAGCAAGTCGATGAGTCTCTGGAACTTCTCGTCGGCTTCCTTTGCGGAGAATTCGATGACCTCTGCCTCGGGGTTGACCTCTTCCAGGAATTCCCTGACCTCTGTAACCTTCTTTTCCTCTGCGATATCGACCTTGTTGATGCAGAGTATCTCAGCATCTTCTATCTGTGTAAGGATGAACTTCGGGGTCTGCTCGATTTCGGTGTTGAACCTTGTTCCGTCCACGATGTTAACGATAGGTGCAAAGCTCAGGTCGTCAATCTTCATAAGAGCGATATCTTCCTTGATCTGCCTGGGGAATGCGATACCGGTAGGCTCGATAATGATAACATCCGGGTGG is part of the Methanococcoides methylutens MM1 genome and harbors:
- a CDS encoding ORC1-type DNA replication protein — encoded protein: MENKSLDGLFEDLLQNESLFKNKEVLRPSYTPASLPHRTEQVNTLATILVSALRGDTPSNILIYGKTGTGKTAVARYVGIELERKSDDINIECSVLYLNCEVIDTQYRLLANLAKHFGEDIPMTGWPTDQVFTKFKEAIDARKQVIIIILDEIDKLVKKGDDVLYNLSRINTDLENAKVSMIGISNDLKFTEFLDPRVKSSLGEEEIIFPPYDAEQISDILRQRASIAYKENVLDEMVIPLCSAFAAQEHGDARRALDLLRVAGELAERENETHVGEPHVRRAQEKIEIDRIVEVVRTLPTQSKLALYSVMLLRNNGYRNVTTGEVYNVYRQLCVNVDMDVLTQRRVTDLISELDMLGILNAVVVSKGRYGRTKEIVLSVPIESTRRVLLEDYRLGMLAGFKPVITAQMHL
- a CDS encoding signal peptidase I codes for the protein MDIKASFHTFRTSDKFWISLSRDIVSVILAVMAFAVVSQAVFGMWTPMVAVESGSMEPHMKIGDIIFIQNIDRTQIISNQDASPDYTSFKMEGDVILYRPYGQEGVTPIIHRAMYYVEAGDPMWDGGPIAPHSGYITKGDNERTNMYFDQQGQISYLQPVKEEWIIGVARYRIPYAGYLRLMLS
- a CDS encoding DNA-directed DNA polymerase II small subunit; this encodes MREIDVQEAFLEAGYQISPEAADLIVSHSSPEDLVCYVLEHVDESIFVIEAEHIDVLSFESECGNTLKDGSGKSPEQLTETTPQITVSTQGISVEEAVEAVVSSSTITPGTTSAMNSPASSCSKKYSSSFPAGYGSGGGIDRSTGAGTNGNGAGNNINIMSDITDMSTCVGEYMEFVQYFRNRYSKLSDLIRGRITARPIESLNKNRKHGGGLRRSGGDDYSEVSIIGMVSEVRSTANGHKMLQLEDPTGSFLVLVHQAEKDLFEEASKIILDEVIGVSGSLTNDGSLIVAKKIILPDLPNISHRREGTWGKAVFTSDVHIGSSTFLEEEWCSFLDFLNGRSDNEQMRELSKDIRFLVIAGDLVDGIGIFPGQEHELDILDIYDQYAKAAEYFSQVPEHIQIIISPGNHDAVRQAEPQPRFPERITSLFEDRIIFVGNPALVDLDGVQVLMYHGRSIDDLVASVPGVSYQEPEKALIEMLKRRHLSPIYGSRVSIAPEKQDHFVIDPVPDILHCGHVHTIGIGRYKNVLAINSGTWQSQTEFQKRVNVMPTPAQVPVVDLSTLKTSLLHF
- the twy1 gene encoding 4-demethylwyosine synthase TYW1, which translates into the protein MSSKDKEELMTIPEIPDFEALLKKQGYSLAGTHSAVKTCLWLGRSIKDEGECYKSRFYGITSHCCLQMTPTLRCNQRCLFCWRPTEAEVSFPKNWDSPVEIVGSSIKAQRKLISGFGGSAPRERWEEANEPKHVAISLSGEPTMYPYLPELVEEYEKQGFTTFIVSNGTVPEMMERIEPSQLYMSLDAPDRETYEKVCNPKSPELWDNINRSLEILGKKDNRKAIRITLVKGVNMIDPAGYARLIEIADPDYVEIKAYMHLGFSRARLPREAMPSHEEVLSFAKEVAGHLGYSIADEVEVSRIALLSKDGKVTYID
- the prf1 gene encoding peptide chain release factor aRF-1 is translated as MADQSSHQKYEFKKKLESLRDKRGRGTELISLYIPPDKQLSDVVAQLKTEHGQASNIKSKLTKTNVQGAIESIMSRLRYVTVPENGIVYFTGAVDIGANKTNMETTIIEPPQPIITYRYHCDSSFYLDPLEEMLREAKTYGLLVLDRREASIGLLVGKHIEPYRNLTSTVPGKQRKGGQSAHRFQQLRLIAIHDFYKRIGDAASEVFLTVDQKDFEGVLVGGPSPTKEEFESGHFLHHEIEKKMLGLFDVAYTDESGLSELVNAASERLEDLDLMVEKKLMQQFFQELVSDSGKATYGEENVRENLIIGAVDIMLVSEDLRAERETIRCTSCDYEKKTTSDFKPGDSKTALGNCPKCGSYLESVEKVDVVDELSEMCDQMSTTVEFISTDFEEGAQLLNAFGGIVAILRFNTGI
- the argS gene encoding arginine--tRNA ligase, with amino-acid sequence MFLDFIQQVTSVLNNAVSSAGFEVNDLELGPSQHADLSSRVAFRLASVAKQSPKDVADRIVSEVVIPEGSYIGKIDSMGPYLNITASRSFIDGVVSGIREKKDAFGGDFREGKILLEHTSANPNGPLHVGHIRNSIIGDTLGRILKRAGYDVELHYYVNDMGRQIAIVSWALDRFEFDNDSKPDHAIANVYIKANAELEEHPEKVAEIDKLMQLVESGDEETINRFDEAVGRAVEGIKETLGKMNVAHDEFPKESSFIRSGDVSRIVDEIKATGRTEIDNGALVVDLKDYGFEKTLVIQRSDGTSLYTTRDLAYHEWKGERADRIIDVFGADHKLISGQLSATLNAIGKKEPEVVIFEFVSLPEGSMSTRRGKFISADELLDQVKARALEEVDKRRPEMPEDFKKQVADMVGIGAVRYDIVKVSPEKSTVFDWKEALDFEKQGGPFVQYSHARACSILQKAKDEGLWNAEEDIDPSLLVEDSEIALIKKMAMFDNVLDQCARELKPHMLAIYARELADAFNQFYRFVSVLNAEEEDVRASRLALVDCARIVLANTLDTLGLGAPESM
- a CDS encoding DUF1294 domain-containing protein, translating into MKLYMYLLLYLLLVNAYSFWLMYSDKKKAKKNQYRIPEKTLFTWALLGGSIGSIAGMQKFRHKTRHTTFRIGMPLIFVVEGYLFFEYVLPVLF
- a CDS encoding inorganic diphosphatase, whose translation is MKVRIETPKFSFFKYQKMDYGYKRVLFSPIPTIFNYGFIEETLGDDGMEEDAIVLGPRLAQGTLVNLTSPGGVVRFVDDSVQDDKKVFYLGDPYSEKLFGLYFRMYALFKRFRYLAFERRLADCRFEGIELFEEK
- a CDS encoding GTP-binding protein: MIIGGFLGSGKTTTLIKLGKHLSETGHKIAIIVNEIGEIGLDGDTLSSTGIVTEELTSGCICCTLKISMEYTLSQLSDDFHPDVIIIEPTGIAFPRQIKEDIALMKIDDLSFAPIVNIVDGTRFNTEIEQTPKFILTQIEDAEILCINKVDIAEEKKVTEVREFLEEVNPEAEVIEFSAKEADEKFQRLIDLLAGKSKERESREAINSIEASEVSSYSGELIIKDCELEEQKAEKYATDVLTSISKQVRLINPNFVGHIKIAMEYPGTLMKASITSSESIPHIEFFETKGKDCSLKFLSAVTNVEKEDLVKIVEGTIKEHLLQEEIPFGNKVKNIQTINIL